AATGGTGAAGGTCGAGCGCTTTCAAAACCAGTTTATCCGCCAGCTGGAAGTTGCCGATGAACTGTTCCACGATCTGAAACAAGCCAACCGGCGCCTGAACAACGCACTCATCGAACATACCGACCGCCCGGTTGACGATCACGATGGGTTACATGAGCGCATGGACACTTTCCATAAATTATACAACGAATTAAGAAACGACTTTCAGCAATTTGAAGCGCACCAGTAGCCGTTAACGGAGATCGTCTTCCTGCTGCTTCAACTTCTCCTGCATCCGGTGGATCATTTCATCCAGCTCGGTAACAGACTTTTGCAACATCAGCATCAACCGCAGGTTGGTGGGCTGATCGGTGCTGTCTGTGTCGATAAGGGACGTGATGGCCAGTATGGAAGATACGGGCTTGCGTAGTTCGTGTGAGTTCATCCACGCAATTTCGCGCAGGGTATTATTTTGCTCCTGCAGCAAGGTTACGAAATTCTTTTTCTCCGTAATATCTGTTTGGATAGATATGTATTTCTGTACGCTGTTCTCGTCGTCCAGTATCGGCGTTACGGACATATGCACCCAATAGGCTTCGCCGTTTTTCCTGTATTGCACCAGTTCCGCGGTAAAGGGTACACCTGTTTCCATTTGTTTCCCGATCCGGTTCATGGCCTCGATGCTGGTTTCGGGGCCTGCCATAAATTCCCGTGGATGTTTGCCGATGGCCTCTTTCAATGAGAAGCCGGTATGATGTGTAAAGCTGTCGTTCGCCCACTGTACGCGTCCCTCTGCATCCATAATAAAAACAGAGTTAGTGGTTTGACTTGCCACCAGCGACAATAAGCCAATCTGCTCCTGCTGTTTCACTTCCTTATCAATATCCTGCACGACGCCCACCATTCGCTGCGCTTCCTGTTGTTTGCTATAGATGATGCTGCCGCGTGCGTATACATGTTTGTATTGACCGTTTGTGCACAGGAAGCGGTATTTGTCCGCCCAATGTACATTGCCAAAACGGATGGCATTACGCACCGAACGAATGATGCGGTCATGATCGTCCGGGTGAACGCGCTGCTCCCACCACTGGAAGGTGGGTTCAACTTCCGACTCCTGGTAGCCGAATATGGTTGAAGGCCCGTGGTTCCAGGTTACCTGGTCAGACGACATGTCCCAGTAATAGATCGCATCGGGCGTTACTTTCGCGAGTAACTCGTAACGTGTTCCGAAATCCTTTGCCTGTATGGTCGATTTAATTTCTGCATCGATGTCAATGGCCATGACCATTCGGCCACGCTTCTGTTTATATTGGCTGGGCGTGGAGTAGATTTCTACCATGAAGTTTTCACCATTCTTTTTCCGGTGCTGCCATACGCCGCGATAAGACTTACTATTGATGCTCCGTTGCTGATCTTCCAGCAGCTTTGAAATATCGTTTTCATCCCTGATCTGCAGGATCGTCATCTTCAGAAACTCATTCCGCGTAAAGCCATACTTCTCAATCGCAGCATCGTTTACCGCGAGGAAAC
This genomic interval from Chitinophaga horti contains the following:
- a CDS encoding PAS domain S-box protein; this encodes MRHTAVKAACLFLLWGLVWVNINDRLLAYGVLKFPQFSPAALSFLLLSFFILTAALLIYFVVRSSQQAVEGPSGYQEMFYNHPVPMWVYDTDTLRFLAVNDAAIEKYGFTRNEFLKMTILQIRDENDISKLLEDQQRSINSKSYRGVWQHRKKNGENFMVEIYSTPSQYKQKRGRMVMAIDIDAEIKSTIQAKDFGTRYELLAKVTPDAIYYWDMSSDQVTWNHGPSTIFGYQESEVEPTFQWWEQRVHPDDHDRIIRSVRNAIRFGNVHWADKYRFLCTNGQYKHVYARGSIIYSKQQEAQRMVGVVQDIDKEVKQQEQIGLLSLVASQTTNSVFIMDAEGRVQWANDSFTHHTGFSLKEAIGKHPREFMAGPETSIEAMNRIGKQMETGVPFTAELVQYRKNGEAYWVHMSVTPILDDENSVQKYISIQTDITEKKNFVTLLQEQNNTLREIAWMNSHELRKPVSSILAITSLIDTDSTDQPTNLRLMLMLQKSVTELDEMIHRMQEKLKQQEDDLR